DNA from Actinomycetota bacterium:
CTCAGTCTTTGATCGATTTCTTCCACAGGCGCGTGCTCGAGGACTTTCGAAACAACTCGCGAAACCTCTCCGGTGGGGTCGGGCTGTCGATGGGCCTCGACGCCGGGCCGGGCTACCTCGTGCAGATCGGCGGCGAGCTCACCGTCGTCGGCCCGCCCGTCGTCGGCGCGGTGCGCATGGTGAACGCCGCGATCCGGCCGCGCGAGATCATGGCCAACATCTTCCTCGGCGAACGCCTTCGAGCGGAGCAGAACGGGGTGTACGCAGGGCTAGGCGTGACCGTGACGCGAGAGCACCGCCCGACGAAGGAGTATCCGCGCGGCCAAGAGGTGTACGCGCTCACGTTCGAACACGAGACGCCGGACGAGGCGGTGGAGCCGGCGGAGGGCGAGCGCGTCGACGCCCGCCCTCGCGAGGGCTCGGAACGCTGAGCCCCGACGGCGGGACTACATCGGCGTGATGAGCTGGAAGTAGTTGTCGTCCGGGTCGGCGAACGTGGCGATCAACATCTCGGGGGCCTCGCCCGGGCTGTACGGCTCCTGCACGACCGTCGCCCCCGCGTCCCGCAGCTTGTCGAACTCGCCCTTGACGTCGGTGGTCTCGATGTTCCAGATCACGCGACCGGGTTGCGCGTTCTTCCCCTTCACCTGGTCGTGCGGACCGACGGTGACGGAACCGGTGCCGATCTGCCACCCCACGAAGTCACCGCCCCCCCACCCGGGGTCGCCGAACAACTTGGTGTAGTAGTCGATCAGACGCCTCGGATCCTCTGATCCGATCAGGATGCCGTTCAGGTTCATCTCGCCTCCTTCAGGTCGTCGCCTATATCTAGACGATCCGATGGCCGGTTTGTCATCTCCGCAGGTCGTCCCCGGGGCAGACCGGGACTGCGACACGAGGATTGGGTCGCGGCGAAATGGGTATCGCTCCGCCGAGCGCGTCATGGATTTCGCGCGTCCGCGAGGGGGTTCGTGATGAACGTTCGGGCGAAGTTCGTCGCGGCGGTCGTCGGAGCTTCGACCGCTTTCACGCTGTACCTG
Protein-coding regions in this window:
- a CDS encoding VOC family protein; its protein translation is MNLNGILIGSEDPRRLIDYYTKLFGDPGWGGGDFVGWQIGTGSVTVGPHDQVKGKNAQPGRVIWNIETTDVKGEFDKLRDAGATVVQEPYSPGEAPEMLIATFADPDDNYFQLITPM